A single Glycine soja cultivar W05 chromosome 14, ASM419377v2, whole genome shotgun sequence DNA region contains:
- the LOC114384489 gene encoding bidirectional sugar transporter SWEET1-like, protein MDVAHFIFGIFGNVSGLFLFLAPIVTFWRIIKNKSTEKFSGVPYPMTLLNCLLSAWYGLPFVSPNNILVTIINGTGAGIEIIYVFIFIYFAPKKEKAKILGLFSFVVAVFSVVVLVSLFALHGNARKLFCGFAAAIFSIIMYGSPLSIMRLVIKTKSVEFMPFFLSLFVFLCGTSWFIYGLLGRDPFVAVPNGVGSALGTAQLILYFIYRDKKGDQKKKPRTEEEEAMEMGTANKNPISNSKGAQEGHV, encoded by the exons ATGGATGTTGCGCATTTCATTTTCGGGATATTTG GGAATGTTTCTGGTTTGTTCCTCTTCTTGGCCCCAAT AGTGACATTCTGGAGGATCATTAAGAACAAATCCACAGAGAAATTTTCGGGGGTTCCTTACCCTATGACCCTTCTCAACTGTCTCCTTTCTGCTTG GTATGGTTTGCCATTTGTGTCCCCAAACAACATACTTGTGACAATAATCAATGGCACAGGAGCAGGGATTGAAATCATATacgtcttcatcttcatctacttcGCACCAAAGAAAGAGAAGGCCAAGATTCTTGGCCTTTTCTCCTTCGTGGTGGCAGTGTTCTCTGTTGTTGTTCTGGTGTCACTGTTTGCTTTGCATGGCAATGCCCGAAAACTCTTCTGTGGCTTCGCTGCTGCCATATTTTCCATCATCATGTATGGTTCACCACTCTCAATTATG AGGCTAGTGATCAAAACCAAGAGCGTGGAGTTCATGCCCTTCTTCCTCTCACTCTTTGTGTTCCTCTGTGGTACTTCTTGGTTCATCTACGGGCTACTAGGCCGTGACCCATTTGTGGCT GTACCTAATGGGGTTGGTTCTGCGTTGGGAACAGCACAACTAATATTGTATTTTATCTACCGTGACAAAAAAGGGGATCAAAAGAAGAAGCCGagaacagaagaagaagaagctatgGAAATGGGCACCGCTAATAAAAATCCCATATCCAACTCGAAGGGAGCACAAGAGGGACACGTCTAG